CCTCCATTGAGAGAAGTGTCCTACTCCGTATGGGATTTTCAAGTATTGAAGCAAAAAAGATAGTTGAAAGAATGGTAAAGGAGAATCTTCTTGGACATGGTGCTGGAAGAATTGTTCTTCTCTATTCTGAATTAAGTAAAAAGGATTATCTAAAGGCAGGAAAAGAATTATCAGAGGGGATTGGCTGGGATAAGATAACTAAATACTATCGGAGGAGATATGAAACTAAAGCCAGACAAAAAAATTGATATAAGAGAAATATTAAAGGGTCTTGAAAATTACAAACCGAGAAGGTATGGATGGACATGGAGAGAGAAAATTCCAGAGCAAAAGATAGGGATGCACACATACTTTGAAACAAGTAAACCACTAAAGAAAAGTATACCCCTTCCAGCTTCACGCCAGATGGATTATATAGATCCTCAACCTGACTGCATTGTAACAGTAGAAATTGCCTCTGGGAGGTTTGAGGATGATATAAGAAGGATGAGGATGGCTGCATGGCATGGTGCAGATCATATAATGGTGATAAGAACTCTTGGTCAGAGTCATTTTGATGGACTTATTGAAGGCACCCCCGAAGGTGTGGGAGGAATACCCATTACAAGAAAACAGATAAGAGCAACAAGGAAGGCACTTGATTTAATAGAAGATGAGGTTGGAAGACCTATAAATTTTCACTCCTATGTTTCTGGCATTGCAGGTCCAGAGATTGCAGTTTTGTTTGCAGAGGAAGGGGTTAATGGTGCCCATCAAGACCCACAATACAACATCCTCTACAGGAATATAAATCCAGTTAGATCCTTTGTTGATGCCGCAGTAGCAAAAAGAATAATGGCAAGCGCAAATATGCTACAGATTGATGGTGCCCACAACGCAAATGCAACTGCAAAGTATGGTTTTAAAGTCATGCCAGAACTATTTGTGCAGCATGCAATAAATTCTCTTTTCTCTCTGAAGGTAGGAATGAAGAAAGAATTAATTGCACTCTCCACAGTTCCACCAGATGCTCCTCCATGGCCCTCATTAAGACTGGATATACCCTATGCTGTAGCCTTAAGGAAGGTATTTAAGGGTTTCAGATTTAGAGCTCAAATGAACACAAAATACATTGAGTCTGATACAAGAGAGGCAACTGTAAATCACACATTAAATACACTTATATCAAGGTTAACATCTGTAGATGTACAATCCACCA
This genomic stretch from Caldisericia bacterium harbors:
- a CDS encoding ornithine aminomutase subunit alpha → MHRKDDYEKRREHLKNMNEEELIKYFWKLTEKIVDPLVELARTHTSPSIERSVLLRMGFSSIEAKKIVERMVKENLLGHGAGRIVLLYSELSKKDYLKAGKELSEGIGWDKITKYYRRRYETKARQKN